In Helianthus annuus cultivar XRQ/B chromosome 8, HanXRQr2.0-SUNRISE, whole genome shotgun sequence, a single genomic region encodes these proteins:
- the LOC118481300 gene encoding uncharacterized protein LOC118481300 yields MEPSSVKLLSGSAVHSTMGSGMGSHNFEAVPSSFSSAPAPELHVPEYSSVPKIRTRSACTIFVFNFGSHYKYHGRTFTDYQRFIIQKGLIDFCPGFYYYGLI; encoded by the exons ATGGAGCCTAGCTCAGTAAAACTTCTTAG TGGTTCTGCGGTCCATAGCACGATGGGCAGCGGTATGGGTTCTCACAACTTTGAGGCTGTTCCGTCTTCGTTTTCTTCGGCACCAGCTCCTGAACTGCACGTTCCAGAATATTCCAGTGTTCCCAAAATTA GAACTAGGAGTGCATGCACAATCTTTGTCTTCAACTTCGGATCGCATTATAAATACCACGGCAGAACTTTCACTGACTACCAAAGATTTATAATTCAAAAAGGGTTAATTGATTTTTGTCCAGGGTTTTATTATTATGGTCTAATTtaa